caatatattttttgtatgtatattttgtttttatcctCATTAATGCATATGtagttttatttatgttttttatttatcattataCTTTTCTTTACATCGATAAATTTCGGGTTGATAATAggttttttattaaattgatgttattaattttgttgtaTTAAAAACGTTACTCACGGTGGTATCCAATATAatgttcttcttccccccctgagTGTGGATTAAATGATTCTGATGTATAATCATATAATCTAATGTCGCCTCTATTTATATTACTCATATTATTAGTGTTCCATCCAAGCACATTGCGTAACATGCTTCCTAAAAGGTGTAAACTTGTatataacaaatttatataaaacataagtaacatatttatatattatttatggaGATGTAATGAAAGATATTAACAATATTATGTAATTGATTTGTATCActgaatttatatttactttatataaaacgCCAGATGCCATAGAAGTTGCAACAACTCCAAGAAGAATATCACCAACCTTCGTTATAGTGTGAGATTTTCCACTTAAATTCGGAATACCGGCAAGACCAATTCCAGCTGACATTTCTCTTGATTCagtttctccatttggaaGTGTGTTTTCTCTTTGTGGAACAGTAGGCGCAGCGACATCtccttcatttattttatattgtttACATTTAAGAGTAGGTAGTACTTCGTCTGGAtcgtattttttacattcagcATAAAATTGGGGGCACctactttcattttttgaagcACACGGTTGCTTAAAATGTTCATAGAGTACCTTTTTACTTTCTACATATTGACAGAATTCATTGTGTCTTTGAGGATGGCGTTCAAGAGACTGTTCAATTGGATAATAATCTACATAGTATTCGTAcaattcctttcttttttcccaatcATAAATACC
The Plasmodium cynomolgi strain B DNA, scaffold: 0865, whole genome shotgun sequence DNA segment above includes these coding regions:
- a CDS encoding CYIR protein (putative;~vir-type antigen); this translates as MSDERHNIFKETYSTALSFSGELNSQRFYNKLDGLITFSEYAEKCKPTNVSNWRNGVKDTCAKLLYYLKTNEILYIPDAEYDMCPLLNYWVYSQLNKIYSDDSKYIILTYSDIVLIWNSFIQDDLKHLENKICKPISNIGIYDWEKRKELYEYYVDYYPIEQSLERHPQRHNEFCQYVESKKVLYEHFKQPCASKNESRCPQFYAECKKYDPDEVLPTLKCKQYKINEGDVAAPTVPQRENTLPNGETESREMSAGIGLAGIPNLSGKSHTITKVGDILLGVVATSMASGVLYKVNINSVIQINYIILLISFITSP